DNA from Leucobacter aridicollis:
TCGGGCATGATGAGCACGCGCTCGGGATTCAACGCTTCGACGGCTCCGGGGTCGTGCGATACGAGCACGACCGCGCCGGTGAAGTGGGCGAGGGCGTCGAGAATCTCGAGGCGGCTTGCAGGGTCGAGGTTATTCGTCGGCTCGTCAAGCAGCAGCACGTTCGCGCTCGACACGACGAGCTTCGCGAGCGCCAGTCGGGTCTTCTCGCCGCCCGAGAGCACCCCCGCCGGCTTCAGCACGTCGTCGCCGGTGAACAGGAAGGAACCGAGCACCTTGCGCGCCTCCGTCTCGGTGAGGTGCTGCGACACGGAGACCATGTTCTGCAGCACGCTCGCCTTCACGTCGAGCGTCTCGTGCTCCTGCGCGTAGTAGCCGACCTTCAGGCCGTGGCCCGCGACGATCGTTCCCGTGTCTGGCTCGTCAACCTGCGCGAGGATGCGCAGCAGCGTCGTCTTGCCCGCGCCGTTGAGCCCGAGGATGACGACCTTCGAGCCGCGGTCGATCGCGAGGTCGACGCCCGCGAAGATCTCAAGCGATCCGAACGACTTCGAGAGTCCCTCAGCCATGATCGGCGTCTTGCCGCACGGCGCGGGGTCCGGGAAGCGGAGCTTCGCGACCCGATCCACCTGGCGCTCTTCCTCGAGGCCCGCGAGCATCTTGTCGGCGCGCGCGACCATCTGGTGCGCAGCCGCAGCCTTGGAGGCCTTCGCGCCGAAGCGCGCGGCCTGATCCTTCAGGGCGGACGCCTTCTTCTCGACGTTCGCGCGCTCCTTGCGGCGGCGTTCCTCGTCGGCGGCGCGCTGTCGCTGGTACAGCTTCCAGCCCATGTTGTAGACGTCGATGACCTGCCGGTTCGCGTCGAGGTAGAAGACGCGGTTCACCGTCTCCCCCACGAGGTCGATGTCGTGCGAGATGATGATGACGCCGCCCTTGTAGTTCTTCAGGAACTCGCGGAGCCACACGATCGAGTCGGCGTCGAGGTGGTTCGTCGGCTCATCGAGGATCATGGTGTCGGCGTCCGAGAACAGGATCCGCGCGAGCTCGATGCGGCGGCGCTGGCCGCCGGAGAGCGTCTTCAGGGGCTGGTCGAGGATCCGGTCGGGCAGGCCGAGGTTGTGCGAGATTGACGCGGCCTCTGCCTCGGCCGCGTACCCGCCGAGCGCCTGGAACCTGTCCGTGAGGTTCCCGAACCGCTTCATCGCCTTCTCGGCGATCTTCGGGTCGTCCGACCCCATCTCCTCGGAGGCCTTCGCGATGTTCTTGTTCAGGGTCCCGAGACCGCGCGCGTCGAGGATCCGGTGCCGCGCGAGCTGCTCGGGATCGCCGGTGCGCGGATCCTGTGGCAGGAATCCGAGCTCGCCGGTGACCTTGATCGACCCCTCGGCGGGCTGCAGCTCCCCCGACAGGGTGCGCGTGAGCGTGGTCTTGCCGGCACCGTTTCGACCGACGAGCCCGATCTTGTCCCCCGGGTGCACACGGAATGAGACCTCGCCCATGAGGCGGCGCGCGCCAACGTCGATGGCGAGATCTTCTACAACAATCACGGGTACGCTCCTGAACTGGGTCGGCCCGGCGTTCGCAGGGCAACCTATCCAGTCTACCCGAGTCGGCGTCACCGCATCTCTGAGGGCGAACTGCGCTGCACCGCGCCCCCGAGACGCGAAAAACGGGTGCCGCCAGAACCGTGAAGTTCTGGCGGCACCCGTCCTCGAACGCGACGATCAGATGTTGAAGCCCAGGGCCCGCATCATCTCGCGACCATCGTCCGTGATCCGCGCTGGCGTCCACGGCGGCATCCACACCCAGTTGATGCGGAACGCGGCGACGAGGCCGTCAAGCGACTCGGCGATGTCGTTCTCGATCACGTCGGTGAGGGGGCAGCCCGCGCTCGTGAGCGTCATCGAAATGACGAGCGCGTCGTTCTCCTCGTCATACGCGAGATCGTAGATGAGGCCGAGGTCGACGATGTTCACACCGAGCTCGGGGTCGGAGACGTTCTTCAACGCCTCGACTGCCTGCTCCCGGAAATCAGGATCGATCGACACGGGGGCCGAGGCGACGGCGGTCGCCGCCTCCGCTCCCGTCTCAGTGGTGGTCTCTTCACTCATACGAGTAGCCTACGCCCTTTGACTTAGGCGTCAACGAGGAAGCGGTCGTAACCCTCAGCCTCGAGACGATCTGCGAGCTCCGGGCCGCCCTGCTCTGCGACGCGGCCGTTGACGAACACGTGCACGTAGTCGGGCTTGATGTAGCGGAGGATACGCGTGTAGTGCGTGATGAGCATGACACCGAGGCCGGTGGCATCCTTGGCGCGGTTCACGCCCTCCGAGACGATCTTCAGCGCGTCAACGTCGAGGCCCGAGTCGGTCTCGTCGAGGACTGCGAACTTCGGCTTCAGGAGCTCGAGCTGCAGGATCTCGTTGCGCTTCTTCTCGCCACCCGAGAAGCCCTCGTTGACGTTACGCGCCGCGAAGGACTCGTCCATGCGCAGGTTCTTCATCGCGTCGCGGACCTCGCCCATCCAGCTGCGGATGGCCGGCGCCTCGCCGTCGATCGCAGTCTTCGCGGTGCGGAGGAAGTTCGCGTTGGTCACGCCGGGGATCTCGACGGGGTACTGCATCGCGAGGAACAGACCTGCCTGCGCGCGCTCGTCGACCTCCATCTCGGTGACCTCGACGCCGTCGAGCAGGATCGAGCCGCTGGTGACCTCGTAGCGCGGGTGGCCGGCGATCGCGTAGGCGAGCGTCGACTTGCCCGAGCCGTTGGGGCCCATGATTGCGTGGGTCTCGCCCTGCTTGAGGGTGAGGTTCACGCCCTTGAGGATTTCCTTGGCGCCCTGGTCAGTCTCAACGCTGACGTGCAGGTCCTTGATCTCGAGAACGGAGCTCATAGTTCAATCTCTTTCGTAACAGTGGGGTCAATAAAGATGTCGCCGTCTTCGATCTCGACGACGTAAACGGGAACCGGCTCGTAAGCCGGAAGGTTCAGTGGCTTGCCGGTGCACAGCGAAAACGCCGATCCGTGCGCCCAGCACTCAAGCGTGTCGCCGTCAACGAAGCCCTCGGAGAGGCTGATCTCTCCGTGGGTGCAGGTGTCGCCAATGGCGTGCACGTTGCCTTCGCCGTCGAGCACGACCGCCATCGGAACCCCGTCAAGGACGACCCTGGTGGCCTGATCCTGGACGAGGTCCGAGAGCGCAATCGCCTTCTGTCGTGCCATTACGCAAGCACGCTCTGCTCGAGCTCGGACTCGATCGCCGCCTGGAGGCGCTCCTCGATCTGCTCGTTGCCGATGCGCTGAATGACGTCGATGAGGAACCCGCGAACGACGAGCTTACGAGCCTCGTCCTCGGAGATGCCGCGGCTCTGGAGGTAGAAGATGTGCTCTTCGTCGAACCGGCCGGTGGTCGACGCGTGGCCGGCACCCTCGATGTCGCCAGTCTCGATCTCGAGGTTCGGGATCGAGTCCGCGCGCGTGCCTTCGGTGAGGGTGAGGTTGCGGTTCTCCTCGTAGCTATCGGTGCCGGTCGCGACGCGGCGGATCAGCACGTCGCCGATCCAGACGGCGCGAGCGCCCTCGCCCTGCAGCGCGCCCTTGTAGGCGACGCGGCTGCGGGTGTGCGGGGCGTTGTGATCGATGTACACCTGGTGCTCGAGGTGCTGGCCCGCGTCAGCGAAGTACGCGCCGTAGGCCTCGCCGTTCGCGCCCTGGCCGTCGAGGTGGATTGACGGGTTCACTCGCACGATCTTCCCGCCGAGCGAGACCACGATGTGCTGGAGGTTGCCGTCGCGGCCGACGGTCGCGTTGTGCGTCGCGACGTGGATCGCATCGTCATTCCACTCGTGGATCGAGACGACCTTGAGGGTCGCGCCGTCACCGACGACGATCTCGACGGTCTCCGTGAGGTTCGCGTCGCCCGAGTTCTCGAGGATCACCACGGTGTCGGACTGCGGGGCAGCCTCGATGATGGTGTGCGCGGCGGCAGGCTCGCTCGTGAGCGCGCTGCGCTTCACGGTGACGGTCTGGCGTTCCTGGCTGGTGAGCAGGATCCGCTGCGCGGTGCCGACCTGGCCCCACGCGTTCGCCGCGGCCTGGTCCTCCGGGAGGCCGGCGCGGCCAACGAGCTCGGAGTCCATCGCGATGCTCGAGACCTCGACGCCCTCCGCCTCGGAGACCTCAAGCGCCGAGTTCGAGTTCGCGAGCTCGCCACCGGTGAGCGCCGCGATCTCGGCGACCGGGGTGAACTTCCAGTTGACCTCGCGGCCGGTGATCGCCGGGAAGTCTGCGAGGTTCGCGGACTTCAGCCGGTCCGAACGGGTCTGCACCGGCGCGCGGTTGTCCCAGTCACCATCGCTGTGTGCCTTCGCACCGTGCTGTTCAGTTTGCAGCGTAGTCATCGTTAACCGACGGATCCTTCCATGCTCATCTCGATGAGTTTGTTCAGTTCGAGCGCGTACTCCATCGGGAGCTCGCGAGCGATGGGCTCAATGAAGCCGCGGACGATCATCGCCATCGACTCCTCCTCCGACAGGCCACGGCTCATGAGGTAGAACAGCTGCTCCTCGCTCACGCGGGTGACTGTCGCCTCGTGGGCAAGGGTTGCGTCGTCGGTGCGGATGTCGATCGCCGGGTAGGTGTCGGACCGCGAGATCGTGTCGACGAGCAGCGCGTCACACACCACCGAGTTCGCGGCGTGGTGCGCGTTCGCCTCGATGCGGACCTCGCCGCGGTAGCCCGAGCGGCCGCCGCCGCGGGCGATCGACTTCGCGAGGATCGACGACTTGGTGTGCGGTGCGAGGTGAATCATCTTCGCGCCCGTGTCCTGGTGCTGGCCGGGGCCGGCGAACGCGACGGACAGCGTCTCGCCCTTGGCGTGCTCGCCGGTGAGGAAGATCGACGGGTACTTCATCGTGTACTTCGACCCGATGTTGCCGTCAACCCACTCCATCGTCGCGCCGGCTTCGGCGATCGCGCGCTTCGTGACGAGGTTGTACACGTTGCTTGACCAGTTCTGGATGGTCGTGTAGCGAACGCGGGCGTTCTTCTTCACGATGATTTCGACAACTGCCGAGTGCAGCGAGTCCGACTTGTAGATCGGGGCGGTGCAGCCCTCGATGTAGTGGACGTAGCTGTCCTCGTCGGCGATGATGAGCGTGCGCTCAAACTGGCCCATGTTCTCCGTGTTGATGCGGAAGTAGGCCTGGAGCGGGATCTCGACGTGCACGCCCTTCGGGACGTAAACGAACGACCCGCCCGACCAGACGGCCGTGTTCAGTGCGGCGAACTTGTTGTCGCCCGACGGAATGACAGTGCCGAAGTACTCCTTGAAGATCTCCGGGTGCTCCTTGAGCGCGGTGTCAGTGTCGAGGAAGAGCACGCCCTGTTCCTCGAGATCCTCGCGGATCTGGTGGTAGACGACCTCCGACTCGTACTGCGCTGCGACGCCCGCGACGAGGCGCTGGCGCTCAGCCTCGGGGATGCCGAGACGCTCGTAGGTCTCCTTGATCTCGTCGGGCAGCTCTTCCCAGGTCGTCGCCTGCTTCTCGGTCGAGCGGACGAAGTACTTGATGTTGTCGAAGTCGATCTCAGTGAGGTCTGCACCCCAGGTGGGCATCGGCTTGCGATCAAAGATTTGCAGCGCTTTCAGACGGCGTTCGAGCATCCACTCGGGCTCGTTCTTCAGCGCCGAGATGTTGCGAACCACCTCTTCACTCAGTCCACGCTTCGCCGTTTCGCCGGCCTCGTCGCTGTCGTGCCAGCCGAACTCGTATTGGCCGAGGCCTTCGAGCTCGGGGCGGTCGATCAGTACCTCAGGCATGATCTCTCCCTCTCTCATTTCGCGCTACCGAGAACCATGTCCCCAAGTGCTCTCGGATGGTTCCCTGCGATGGTGCAGTAGTCTGGGCGTCGGACAAACGAGACGAGCTGACGAATCGTCAGACGTTTCGAATAGCCGCACTAAACCACAGCTTCTAAGTCTACAGGCTTTCGCATAAAAACGGGCGAGACTGGCGTGTTTCACTGGGAGCTTAAAAGTTAAGGAGACCCCGTGTCAGGCGCAACCAGCGTGACCGCTACCCGTCCCGCTCGAACCCAGCTGCCACGCTTCCTACCCTTCGCCGCTTGGGCTTCGTTTGTGCTCAACGTGCTCATCATCGCGACCGGCGGCGCCGTGCGCCTCACCGGCTCCGGCTTGGGGTGCACTGAGTGGCCCCTGTGCACCCCGGGTTCGCTCGTGCCGACCGAGGAGCTGTCGTACCACGCGCTCATCGAGTTTGGGAACCGGACGATCAGCGGCCCGCTGCTGCTCGCGGCGCTTGCGGTCGTGATCCTCACCTGGCGCATTCGCGCGGAGCGCAAGGATCTGTCCGTGCTG
Protein-coding regions in this window:
- the sufB gene encoding Fe-S cluster assembly protein SufB codes for the protein MPEVLIDRPELEGLGQYEFGWHDSDEAGETAKRGLSEEVVRNISALKNEPEWMLERRLKALQIFDRKPMPTWGADLTEIDFDNIKYFVRSTEKQATTWEELPDEIKETYERLGIPEAERQRLVAGVAAQYESEVVYHQIREDLEEQGVLFLDTDTALKEHPEIFKEYFGTVIPSGDNKFAALNTAVWSGGSFVYVPKGVHVEIPLQAYFRINTENMGQFERTLIIADEDSYVHYIEGCTAPIYKSDSLHSAVVEIIVKKNARVRYTTIQNWSSNVYNLVTKRAIAEAGATMEWVDGNIGSKYTMKYPSIFLTGEHAKGETLSVAFAGPGQHQDTGAKMIHLAPHTKSSILAKSIARGGGRSGYRGEVRIEANAHHAANSVVCDALLVDTISRSDTYPAIDIRTDDATLAHEATVTRVSEEQLFYLMSRGLSEEESMAMIVRGFIEPIARELPMEYALELNKLIEMSMEGSVG
- the sufC gene encoding Fe-S cluster assembly ATPase SufC — encoded protein: MSSVLEIKDLHVSVETDQGAKEILKGVNLTLKQGETHAIMGPNGSGKSTLAYAIAGHPRYEVTSGSILLDGVEVTEMEVDERAQAGLFLAMQYPVEIPGVTNANFLRTAKTAIDGEAPAIRSWMGEVRDAMKNLRMDESFAARNVNEGFSGGEKKRNEILQLELLKPKFAVLDETDSGLDVDALKIVSEGVNRAKDATGLGVMLITHYTRILRYIKPDYVHVFVNGRVAEQGGPELADRLEAEGYDRFLVDA
- a CDS encoding ABC-F family ATP-binding cassette domain-containing protein translates to MIVVEDLAIDVGARRLMGEVSFRVHPGDKIGLVGRNGAGKTTLTRTLSGELQPAEGSIKVTGELGFLPQDPRTGDPEQLARHRILDARGLGTLNKNIAKASEEMGSDDPKIAEKAMKRFGNLTDRFQALGGYAAEAEAASISHNLGLPDRILDQPLKTLSGGQRRRIELARILFSDADTMILDEPTNHLDADSIVWLREFLKNYKGGVIIISHDIDLVGETVNRVFYLDANRQVIDVYNMGWKLYQRQRAADEERRRKERANVEKKASALKDQAARFGAKASKAAAAHQMVARADKMLAGLEEERQVDRVAKLRFPDPAPCGKTPIMAEGLSKSFGSLEIFAGVDLAIDRGSKVVILGLNGAGKTTLLRILAQVDEPDTGTIVAGHGLKVGYYAQEHETLDVKASVLQNMVSVSQHLTETEARKVLGSFLFTGDDVLKPAGVLSGGEKTRLALAKLVVSSANVLLLDEPTNNLDPASRLEILDALAHFTGAVVLVSHDPGAVEALNPERVLIMPEGTEDHWSKEYLELIELA
- the sufD gene encoding Fe-S cluster assembly protein SufD; translation: MTTLQTEQHGAKAHSDGDWDNRAPVQTRSDRLKSANLADFPAITGREVNWKFTPVAEIAALTGGELANSNSALEVSEAEGVEVSSIAMDSELVGRAGLPEDQAAANAWGQVGTAQRILLTSQERQTVTVKRSALTSEPAAAHTIIEAAPQSDTVVILENSGDANLTETVEIVVGDGATLKVVSIHEWNDDAIHVATHNATVGRDGNLQHIVVSLGGKIVRVNPSIHLDGQGANGEAYGAYFADAGQHLEHQVYIDHNAPHTRSRVAYKGALQGEGARAVWIGDVLIRRVATGTDSYEENRNLTLTEGTRADSIPNLEIETGDIEGAGHASTTGRFDEEHIFYLQSRGISEDEARKLVVRGFLIDVIQRIGNEQIEERLQAAIESELEQSVLA
- a CDS encoding non-heme iron oxygenase ferredoxin subunit; translation: MARQKAIALSDLVQDQATRVVLDGVPMAVVLDGEGNVHAIGDTCTHGEISLSEGFVDGDTLECWAHGSAFSLCTGKPLNLPAYEPVPVYVVEIEDGDIFIDPTVTKEIEL
- a CDS encoding metal-sulfur cluster assembly factor; its protein translation is MSEETTTETGAEAATAVASAPVSIDPDFREQAVEALKNVSDPELGVNIVDLGLIYDLAYDEENDALVISMTLTSAGCPLTDVIENDIAESLDGLVAAFRINWVWMPPWTPARITDDGREMMRALGFNI